The region TCATTTCCTTTCCCTCGATGGCGAAGCCCAATATCGAGGACATTTTTGCCGAGTTCCTTGCGGACCAAAAAAGGCGGCTGAAACCTCAGACATTTCGACGCTATGAGGAGGTCATCTCGCTGTTTCACACGTCGTTGAATCTTTACGGCTATCAGGAACTGCCCACGGCCGGGGAAAACACTTTGTATCGGCGCCTGGCGGACTATAAGGACCAGACCTTTTGCGTCATCTTCGGCCCCGAAAAGATTCCGTCTGGGGTTTCCACGTTTCTGACCTTTTTCATGATTCGCAAGGTCATGGCGTCGGAGTCGCTGTTGCGAGCGGCGGGAACGGTGACCAAGGCGCTCATGAAATGGCTGGTGTCCAAGGGTTACGCTCCAAAGGAGGAGGCTCGCAAGGCGATGGAGCTGGCCAGCGAGGCATCCC is a window of Desulfosoma caldarium DNA encoding:
- a CDS encoding type III PLP-dependent enzyme domain-containing protein; translation: MKNKVDAKGNIISFPSMAKPNIEDIFAEFLADQKRRLKPQTFRRYEEVISLFHTSLNLYGYQELPTAGENTLYRRLADYKDQTFCVIFGPEKIPSGVSTFLTFFMIRKVMASESLLRAAGTVTKALMKWLVSKGYAPKEEARKAMELASEASRELPAAERLARLLYDFSQTHPPRTWHDELDDYFVVEEIRPGVLVLSGVTMETGPLEVKVPRIITDHCKVGWQINLLLGETRSGWRILESGNVYPL